The nucleotide window CCGGGAGACTGGTACTGGTAGGGTTTGCCCCAGGGATCGTTGGGAAGGGCCTTCTTGAGGTAGGGACCTTCCCAGTTCTCTGCTCCTCCGGGGTTCGTGACGAGGGCTGTGAGGCCTTCCTGTGTGGTGGGGTAACGGCCCACGTCAAGGCGGAAATGGTCGAGGGTCTGCGAAAGAAGTTCGACCTGTGCCCTCGCCGCGGCCTGCTTGCC belongs to Syntrophorhabdus sp. and includes:
- the gspG gene encoding type II secretion system major pseudopilin GspG; this translates as GKQAAARAQVELLSQTLDHFRLDVGRYPTTQEGLTALVTNPGGAENWEGPYLKKALPNDPWGKPYQYQSPGSHGEFDLYSYGRDGTPGGEGEDKDVTNWE